A stretch of Paenibacillus peoriae DNA encodes these proteins:
- a CDS encoding NCS2 family permease, with amino-acid sequence MERFFKLKEHGTNVRTEIIAGITTFMTMAYILVVNNTFLGPTGAGMPSEAVFFATAVGAGLVTILMGLFVNVPIGMAPGMGLNAYFMTVVLSSNGMITWQAALGAVFISGIVFLILTVTRVRQMLLVAVPENLKTAITVGIGLFITIVGFKLCNLVMVSIVPGTDVGQPVPGHAFNLILGSLVHQKDALLALIGLLIIAALMVVRVKGALLIGIVATTLIGIPMGVTNLSSLTTGNWIPDFSNLAVGQLDLKAALHIGLFDIIFIFTFVELFDTFGTLVGTATRAGIMKDKKKGEKIIGKAMLVDAVGVSTGAVLGTSTITAFVESSAGVEEGGRTGLTAVTTGVLFLLALFIAPLALVVPSAATAPALIIVGVLMMSQVRNIDWDNFLLAFPAFLTIVLMPFTGGIANGISAGILSYVVLAVFSNLFTSNKVKIHWLMWVLAIIVVIRFAFMGSE; translated from the coding sequence ATGGAGCGTTTCTTTAAATTAAAGGAACATGGCACGAACGTCCGCACAGAAATTATAGCGGGGATTACTACTTTTATGACCATGGCTTATATTTTGGTGGTCAACAATACCTTTTTAGGTCCGACTGGAGCAGGTATGCCCAGTGAAGCTGTCTTTTTTGCGACGGCCGTAGGTGCAGGTTTGGTTACCATCCTGATGGGGTTATTCGTTAATGTGCCGATCGGCATGGCGCCGGGTATGGGCTTGAATGCTTATTTTATGACTGTAGTCCTGAGTTCTAATGGCATGATTACTTGGCAAGCGGCACTTGGCGCTGTATTTATATCCGGTATCGTCTTTCTGATTTTAACCGTGACACGAGTAAGACAGATGCTGCTTGTTGCGGTTCCGGAAAATTTAAAGACAGCTATTACAGTGGGTATCGGCTTGTTTATTACGATTGTCGGCTTCAAGCTTTGTAATCTGGTTATGGTGAGTATCGTTCCAGGGACAGATGTTGGTCAACCGGTTCCGGGTCATGCTTTTAATTTGATTTTGGGAAGTCTGGTACATCAAAAGGATGCACTGCTGGCCCTAATCGGATTGCTTATTATCGCAGCACTGATGGTCGTTCGGGTTAAAGGTGCATTGCTGATTGGGATCGTAGCTACTACATTAATCGGTATTCCGATGGGAGTAACGAATCTGAGTAGCTTGACAACAGGCAACTGGATTCCTGATTTCAGTAATTTGGCTGTAGGCCAGTTAGACTTGAAAGCAGCTTTGCATATTGGTCTGTTTGATATCATTTTCATTTTCACATTTGTAGAGTTGTTTGATACGTTCGGTACCTTGGTAGGTACGGCTACTCGCGCGGGTATAATGAAAGATAAGAAAAAAGGCGAGAAAATTATCGGTAAAGCGATGCTGGTGGATGCTGTTGGCGTAAGTACCGGTGCTGTATTGGGTACAAGTACGATTACAGCATTCGTAGAAAGCTCCGCAGGGGTAGAAGAAGGCGGACGTACCGGACTGACTGCTGTAACGACAGGTGTTCTGTTCTTGTTGGCCCTGTTTATTGCACCGTTGGCTCTGGTTGTGCCTTCTGCCGCTACTGCTCCAGCTCTGATTATTGTTGGGGTCCTAATGATGAGTCAGGTTCGCAACATCGACTGGGATAACTTTCTGTTGGCGTTTCCTGCATTTTTGACTATCGTGCTGATGCCTTTCACAGGTGGAATCGCGAATGGTATTTCTGCTGGTATCCTGTCTTACGTTGTACTGGCTGTATTCAGTAATCTATTTACCAGCAATAAAGTTAAAATTCACTGGCTCATGTGGGTGCTTGCTATTATTGTAGTAATCCGCTTTGCCTTTATGGGCTCAGAATAA
- a CDS encoding nuclear transport factor 2 family protein, producing the protein MKILEDYFHYYDLAKDDEKSRERLISLFSEKIEFVLNGDRKQGMNSWKSFLNMFFEGSLEIKHMYEGWKPVPGEPDTYQTKWAVCGKKATGEVYTLTGVDKARLDAEGKIVYLENIPDTANTFDKYKNI; encoded by the coding sequence ATGAAGATTTTAGAAGATTATTTTCACTACTATGATTTAGCAAAAGATGACGAGAAGAGTAGAGAGCGATTAATTAGCCTTTTTTCTGAGAAGATTGAGTTTGTATTGAATGGTGATCGAAAACAAGGTATGAACAGTTGGAAAAGCTTCTTGAATATGTTCTTTGAGGGATCGCTCGAAATCAAGCATATGTATGAAGGTTGGAAACCTGTACCCGGAGAACCTGATACCTATCAAACCAAATGGGCAGTGTGTGGTAAAAAAGCAACAGGCGAAGTTTATACACTTACTGGAGTGGACAAGGCTCGGCTGGATGCGGAAGGTAAGATCGTTTATCTGGAGAATATCCCAGACACAGCGAATACATTTGATAAGTACAAAAACATCTGA